A genomic region of Campylobacter corcagiensis contains the following coding sequences:
- a CDS encoding TVP38/TMEM64 family protein: MKKALITLGVIILCFLVYLFVPSVNSWVNQSLKVLTTFGPDTIDNVIEYLRSYGKLTAVVSFALMVLAAVLAPIPQFLITLSNAAIFGWIGGAALSWISSMVGATLCFYIARLLGRDAVEKFVSPSMLDSGDQYFERYGKHTILVCRLLPFISFDFISYLAGLTNMRFISFFVATGIGQLPATLVYSYFGGNFSGGAKLIFISLMCLFAISIIIYIAKSIYDKKYSKNSSN, translated from the coding sequence ATGAAAAAAGCACTGATTACTCTTGGGGTAATTATTCTATGTTTTTTGGTATATCTTTTTGTTCCTAGTGTAAATAGCTGGGTAAATCAAAGTCTAAAAGTTTTAACCACTTTTGGTCCTGATACTATTGATAATGTCATTGAATATCTAAGAAGCTATGGCAAACTAACAGCAGTTGTAAGTTTTGCTCTTATGGTTTTAGCAGCAGTTCTTGCTCCAATACCACAGTTTCTTATAACTTTATCAAATGCAGCTATTTTTGGCTGGATAGGTGGAGCAGCACTATCTTGGATATCATCCATGGTAGGAGCAACACTTTGCTTTTATATCGCTAGACTCTTAGGAAGGGATGCGGTTGAGAAATTTGTAAGTCCATCTATGCTTGACTCAGGCGATCAGTATTTTGAAAGATATGGAAAACATACTATCTTAGTTTGTCGTTTACTTCCATTTATAAGCTTTGATTTTATTAGTTATCTTGCAGGGCTTACAAATATGAGATTTATTAGCTTTTTTGTAGCAACTGGTATAGGACAACTTCCTGCTACGCTTGTATATAGCTACTTTGGTGGAAATTTTAGCGGCGGGGCTAAGTTAATATTTATCTCGCTAATGTGTCTATTTGCTATATCAATCATAATCTATATAGCAAAAAGCATCTATGATAAAAAATATAGCAAAAATAGCTCTAACTAG
- the arsS gene encoding arsenosugar biosynthesis radical SAM (seleno)protein ArsS (Some members of this family are selenoproteins.) — MTADEFLNSDLKADKITTMQVNLGNLCNLACRHCHVNASPRGKDNMSRSVAEILVKVFKENGFHTLDLTGGAPEMNENFRFIIESLKNVAKKIIVRTNLVILNEDGFNDLAEYFAKNGTTLVASLPCYTVENVDKQRGDGVFEGSIKALKKLNSLGYGKDLELNLVYNPNGAFLPGDQKELENDYKKMLKENFDIEFSELFTITNMPIGRFKKELLRDDKLSEYMELLKSNFNQTTIPNLMCKNQISVGFDGKLYNCDFNQMLGLELSENLENFTDFDGKIIIKPHCLACTAGAGSSCGGALE; from the coding sequence ATGACAGCAGATGAGTTTTTAAATAGCGATTTAAAGGCAGATAAAATCACAACTATGCAGGTAAATTTAGGTAACCTTTGTAACCTTGCCTGTCGCCACTGCCATGTAAATGCAAGCCCTCGTGGCAAGGATAATATGAGCAGAAGTGTTGCTGAAATTTTAGTTAAAGTTTTTAAGGAAAATGGTTTTCATACGCTTGATTTAACAGGTGGAGCACCTGAGATGAATGAAAATTTTAGATTTATTATCGAAAGCTTAAAAAATGTGGCAAAAAAGATCATAGTTCGCACAAATTTAGTGATTTTAAATGAAGATGGTTTTAATGATTTGGCTGAGTATTTTGCTAAAAATGGCACCACTCTTGTAGCAAGCCTTCCATGCTATACAGTAGAAAATGTTGATAAACAGCGTGGAGATGGCGTTTTTGAAGGCTCTATAAAAGCTCTTAAAAAACTAAATAGTCTTGGATATGGTAAGGATTTGGAGTTAAATCTTGTTTATAATCCAAATGGAGCGTTCTTGCCAGGAGATCAAAAAGAGCTTGAAAATGACTATAAAAAGATGCTAAAAGAGAATTTTGATATAGAATTTAGCGAGCTTTTTACCATAACAAATATGCCAATAGGTAGATTTAAAAAAGAGCTTTTAAGAGATGATAAGCTTAGTGAGTATATGGAGCTTTTAAAGAGTAATTTTAACCAAACAACCATTCCAAATTTAATGTGTAAAAATCAAATTTCAGTAGGTTTTGATGGCAAACTTTACAATTGTGATTTTAACCAAATGCTAGGACTTGAGCTTAGTGAAAATTTAGAAAATTTTACTGATTTTGATGGCAAAATCATCATAAAACCACACTGTTTAGCCTGTACAGCTGGAGCTGGATCAAGCTGTGGCGGGGCTTTGGAGTAA
- a CDS encoding C-GCAxxG-C-C family protein encodes MTDIKAKSDFKSGKNCTQIVLDECCSDIISKKMSKELSSCFAGGMCAGKICGAVTGAYMVLGLKNRPELKNEFDREFLKEFKSLECKEILGFDLSKDDELKQIQKQDLFMKICHKTVKFAVDFLKKNGV; translated from the coding sequence ATGACAGATATAAAAGCAAAATCTGATTTTAAAAGTGGCAAAAACTGCACCCAAATAGTCTTAGATGAGTGTTGTAGCGATATCATTTCAAAAAAGATGAGTAAAGAACTAAGTAGCTGTTTTGCTGGAGGAATGTGTGCTGGAAAGATTTGTGGAGCAGTAACTGGGGCTTATATGGTTCTTGGACTAAAAAACAGACCCGAGCTAAAAAACGAATTTGATCGTGAGTTTTTAAAAGAGTTTAAAAGCTTAGAATGTAAGGAAATTTTGGGTTTTGATCTAAGTAAAGATGATGAGCTAAAACAGATACAAAAACAGGATTTATTTATGAAAATTTGCCATAAGACGGTGAAATTTGCAGTTGATTTTTTAAAGAAAAATGGGGTGTAA
- a CDS encoding TIGR04282 family arsenosugar biosynthesis glycosyltransferase, with protein MTNAIIFFTKAPVAGFCKTRLHEFLAPNYAANLQLFLIKKNLEILKNLQAKTFIFLDGKWEFEGFEVHAQNGENIGQKMSSAFDEIFKKGYKKVLLIGSDLADLKPEILNNAFEILDFKDVVFSSSSDGGYSLIGLKAPCSKVFELEKFSTENVLDDSLKTIKDKSVGFVDEILDIDTPKDIANFITNSKCEFLAMGEYNLNFKFKNKGKTEILRMKKGSQISVDEPSKYEFEALKFLEPLNITPKVFKLFNKSVFLPYGGFTMEFLEGRALDYKKDLLIAARILSKLHSFDTKNAPLMITKKPFLQMYEECLKFSKFYESSKFKSSKVLEMLEFFKEHLSENLDSEISTKSVINTELNSSNFIISKNSFIIDWEKPLIGDNEQDLAHFLVPTTTLFKSENTLTKAQIYEFLNEYSKLKSFDEKLLKRYLKATCFRGFSWCAFAYYQSKISGIKSPAYKKIKEYLSDEFIEKLKRYFLEL; from the coding sequence ATGACAAATGCCATTATTTTCTTTACAAAAGCTCCAGTAGCGGGCTTTTGTAAAACTAGACTACATGAGTTTTTAGCTCCTAATTATGCAGCAAATTTACAACTTTTTTTAATCAAGAAAAATTTAGAAATTTTAAAGAATTTGCAAGCTAAAACCTTTATATTTTTAGATGGCAAGTGGGAATTTGAAGGCTTTGAAGTTCATGCTCAAAATGGCGAGAATATAGGTCAAAAAATGAGCAGTGCTTTTGATGAAATTTTTAAAAAAGGTTATAAAAAAGTGCTTTTAATAGGCTCTGATTTAGCTGATTTAAAACCTGAAATTTTAAATAATGCGTTTGAAATTTTAGATTTTAAAGATGTAGTTTTTTCTTCAAGTAGTGATGGTGGATACTCACTAATCGGGCTTAAAGCCCCCTGCTCTAAGGTTTTTGAGTTAGAAAAATTTAGCACAGAAAATGTTTTAGATGATAGTTTAAAAACTATTAAAGATAAAAGTGTTGGTTTTGTGGATGAGATTTTAGACATTGATACACCAAAAGACATTGCAAATTTTATTACAAATTCTAAATGTGAATTTCTAGCAATGGGTGAGTATAATCTAAATTTTAAATTTAAAAATAAGGGTAAAACAGAGATTTTACGCATGAAAAAAGGCTCACAAATTAGTGTAGATGAGCCATCAAAATATGAATTTGAAGCACTAAAATTTCTTGAGCCACTCAATATCACACCAAAGGTATTTAAGCTATTTAATAAAAGCGTTTTTTTACCATATGGTGGCTTTACTATGGAATTTTTAGAAGGTAGAGCGCTTGATTATAAAAAAGATCTTTTAATAGCTGCTAGGATTTTGTCAAAGCTTCACTCATTTGATACTAAAAATGCCCCACTAATGATTACTAAAAAGCCATTTTTACAGATGTATGAAGAGTGCTTAAAATTTTCAAAATTTTATGAAAGCTCTAAATTTAAAAGCAGTAAAGTTTTAGAAATGCTTGAATTTTTTAAAGAGCATTTAAGTGAAAATCTAGATAGTGAAATTTCAACTAAAAGCGTAATCAACACCGAACTTAATAGCTCAAATTTTATTATTAGTAAAAATTCTTTTATCATAGACTGGGAAAAGCCATTAATAGGCGATAATGAGCAAGATTTAGCACACTTTTTAGTTCCAACTACCACCCTTTTTAAGAGCGAAAATACTCTAACAAAAGCTCAAATTTATGAGTTTTTAAATGAGTACTCAAAACTCAAAAGTTTTGATGAAAAACTACTTAAAAGATATCTTAAAGCCACCTGTTTTAGAGGCTTTTCATGGTGTGCTTTTGCTTACTATCAAAGTAAAATTTCAGGTATAAAAAGCCCAGCTTATAAAAAAATAAAAGAGTACTTAAGCGATGAATTTATAGAAAAACTTAAACGCTACTTTTTGGAGCTTTAA
- a CDS encoding superoxide dismutase family protein, with protein sequence MKKILLASLAASTILFAAGHDADANMINEFDPKSVEHVVVEMNLLDENGDKKVGEVVAINTNYGVALFPNMSGLGEGGMHGFHVHVNPDCGATEKGLAMKAGGHWDPADTKKHSFAWDDEGHKGDLPALYVDKNGVANYPVLAPKIKNIDELKGHSIMVHVGGDNHSDNPKALGGGGARMVCGVIK encoded by the coding sequence ATGAAAAAAATTCTTTTAGCAAGCTTAGCAGCTTCAACTATACTTTTTGCAGCTGGACATGATGCGGATGCAAATATGATAAATGAGTTTGATCCAAAAAGTGTTGAACATGTTGTTGTAGAGATGAATCTACTTGATGAAAATGGTGATAAAAAAGTTGGTGAAGTTGTTGCTATAAATACAAACTACGGTGTTGCTTTATTTCCAAATATGAGTGGTTTAGGCGAAGGCGGGATGCATGGATTTCACGTGCATGTAAATCCTGATTGCGGTGCGACTGAAAAAGGTCTTGCTATGAAAGCAGGCGGACACTGGGATCCAGCTGATACCAAAAAACACTCATTTGCATGGGATGATGAGGGTCACAAAGGCGACTTACCAGCACTTTATGTTGATAAAAACGGAGTTGCAAACTACCCAGTACTTGCTCCAAAAATTAAAAATATTGATGAGCTAAAAGGTCATTCCATAATGGTTCATGTTGGCGGTGATAACCACAGCGATAACCCAAAAGCACTTGGTGGTGGCGGTGCTAGAATGGTATGTGGCGTTATAAAATAA
- a CDS encoding (Fe-S)-binding protein — MQNPNNLDQCIKCGVCTKKCDFLKKYNLDLVDFANRPDLAYHCFLCDVCTQVCPADIDGVKISLNLRAKNPKKFSYLNFSKQSPFKSPYIYSNNSKNPSCELMFFGCNFPGYFPKTTKILIDLFAKNGVDFSIDCCGKPLFEANLEFLKTKNHLLDLFNKKGVKRIITACPNCYYFFKDHYKFENIQISSVYEKLNELGLMDDIEEQMNLFFPCPDKFRREIFSEFKKYINFKNSFRGVNCCGMGGLAKSQEPEIYENGIEMVRQKGGQNVYTYCATCAGNFAKNGIKNVRHLTSEFLGICESPDTNYAKNVMKFKFYRRKR, encoded by the coding sequence ATGCAAAATCCTAATAATTTAGATCAATGCATAAAGTGTGGCGTTTGCACAAAAAAGTGCGATTTTTTAAAAAAATACAATCTTGATTTAGTTGATTTTGCAAATCGCCCAGACTTAGCATATCACTGCTTTTTATGTGATGTTTGCACTCAGGTTTGCCCTGCTGATATAGATGGAGTTAAAATTTCGCTTAATCTAAGAGCTAAAAATCCAAAGAAATTTAGCTATTTAAATTTTAGTAAACAAAGTCCTTTTAAATCCCCATATATCTACTCAAACAACTCTAAAAATCCTAGCTGTGAGCTTATGTTTTTTGGCTGTAATTTTCCAGGATATTTTCCAAAAACTACCAAAATTTTAATAGATCTTTTTGCTAAAAATGGCGTTGATTTTAGTATTGATTGTTGTGGAAAACCTCTTTTTGAAGCAAATTTGGAATTTTTAAAAACTAAAAATCATCTTTTGGATCTGTTTAATAAAAAAGGTGTAAAACGCATCATTACTGCTTGTCCAAACTGCTACTATTTTTTTAAAGATCACTATAAATTTGAAAATATCCAAATTTCAAGTGTGTATGAGAAACTAAATGAACTTGGGCTTATGGACGATATAGAAGAGCAGATGAACCTTTTCTTTCCTTGTCCTGATAAATTTCGCCGTGAAATTTTTAGCGAGTTTAAAAAATATATAAATTTTAAAAATAGCTTTAGGGGTGTTAATTGTTGCGGTATGGGTGGGCTTGCAAAATCTCAAGAACCTGAAATTTACGAAAATGGCATAGAGATGGTTAGGCAAAAAGGTGGGCAAAATGTCTATACGTATTGTGCTACTTGTGCAGGAAATTTCGCTAAAAATGGTATAAAAAATGTAAGACATTTAACAAGTGAGTTTTTAGGAATTTGTGAAAGTCCTGATACAAATTATGCTAAAAATGTTATGAAATTTAAATTTTATAGGAGAAAAAGATGA
- a CDS encoding YdjY domain-containing protein, translating into MKKLLLIFAALFIVGCSNPRSDLSNVNIEGVSLDNPLLVNSDERSVTVFGSVNEKYLGQSTRHAVVFDEGKFGNKAIFYGYANQLDFYKALIDLGAKAGNNMFKPTASKTNVEGDKIKVEVKWEGANRWYDINEVIIDSNSKPIDMRFGGNQKASSQLQTGCIACLDSCPVGIISNHTYTYEAVEKRKEVEFRGNPELLSSGGVAIKFSVI; encoded by the coding sequence TTGAAAAAATTACTATTAATATTTGCTGCTTTGTTTATTGTGGGTTGTTCTAATCCAAGGAGCGATCTATCTAATGTAAATATTGAAGGCGTTAGTTTGGATAATCCACTACTTGTAAATTCAGATGAGAGAAGTGTAACTGTGTTTGGAAGTGTAAATGAAAAATATTTAGGTCAATCAACTCGCCATGCTGTGGTATTTGATGAGGGTAAATTTGGAAATAAAGCTATTTTTTATGGATATGCAAATCAGCTTGATTTTTATAAAGCTTTAATTGATTTAGGGGCAAAAGCTGGAAATAACATGTTTAAACCAACCGCTTCAAAGACTAATGTTGAAGGCGATAAGATAAAAGTAGAAGTAAAATGGGAAGGTGCTAATAGATGGTATGATATTAACGAAGTTATCATTGATAGCAACTCTAAGCCGATTGATATGAGATTTGGCGGAAACCAAAAAGCATCATCACAGCTTCAAACAGGCTGTATTGCTTGTCTTGATAGTTGCCCTGTAGGAATTATATCAAATCATACCTATACTTACGAAGCTGTTGAAAAGAGAAAAGAGGTAGAATTTAGAGGAAATCCAGAGCTTTTATCAAGTGGTGGGGTTGCTATTAAATTTAGCGTGATATGA
- a CDS encoding TVP38/TMEM64 family protein → MIKNIAKIALTSAILTIGAIVLLNVDSENLRDFVEKSGIFANLTFILSFAILPIFFFPVSILAIISGVFFGLFWGSIYTMVGAMINCALMYYLSNLLGKDVKFPKFITDLNKFDDRKLFIAFCVLRFLPIVPYNALNYAPIVCRINFKSYILSSFLGFIPWTPIFVNIGVNSGDKNGLIISVLIAVFAILLSIIATKWIQKNYIKDKI, encoded by the coding sequence ATGATAAAAAATATAGCAAAAATAGCTCTAACTAGTGCTATTTTAACCATCGGTGCTATTGTTTTACTAAATGTAGATTCTGAGAATTTAAGAGATTTTGTTGAAAAATCAGGCATTTTTGCAAATTTAACTTTTATTTTGAGCTTTGCAATTTTGCCAATTTTTTTCTTTCCTGTATCTATTTTAGCAATTATTAGTGGAGTATTTTTTGGGCTTTTTTGGGGAAGTATTTACACTATGGTTGGAGCTATGATAAATTGTGCTTTAATGTATTATCTTTCAAATTTATTAGGTAAAGATGTTAAATTTCCAAAATTTATAACAGACTTAAATAAATTTGATGATAGAAAGCTATTTATCGCTTTTTGTGTACTTCGTTTCCTGCCTATAGTGCCATATAATGCTCTAAATTATGCACCTATTGTATGCAGAATAAATTTTAAAAGCTATATATTAAGCTCATTTTTAGGCTTTATTCCATGGACGCCGATTTTTGTAAATATCGGTGTTAACTCAGGTGATAAAAATGGCTTAATAATCTCGGTTTTAATAGCAGTATTTGCTATCTTACTATCCATAATCGCTACAAAATGGATACAAAAAAACTATATAAAGGATAAAATTTGA
- a CDS encoding TIGR04283 family arsenosugar biosynthesis glycosyltransferase: protein MAVSIIIPLYNEGNLEPLLANLNALNGKFEVIFVSGDNTHYNTQNFTHLSYEKGRAKQLNFGAKRAKFENLWFLHADSKFSKNAILEIENFLTKNSLGAFRLKFDSDKFLLKVCAFFSNLRVKFGGIAFGDQGMFLSKELFFKLGGFKDIKIMEDYEFSLNAKKNGLKFNLCNEYITTSSRRFLKYGTLKMMIKMPISRLLYRFGVSEDKILRFYYAKS from the coding sequence ATGGCAGTTAGTATCATCATTCCACTTTATAACGAAGGTAATTTAGAGCCACTTTTAGCAAATTTAAACGCTCTTAATGGCAAATTTGAAGTTATCTTTGTAAGTGGTGATAATACGCATTATAATACACAAAATTTTACGCATTTATCTTATGAAAAAGGTAGGGCTAAACAGCTAAATTTTGGTGCAAAAAGAGCTAAATTCGAGAATTTATGGTTTTTACACGCTGATTCAAAATTTAGTAAAAATGCCATTTTAGAAATAGAGAATTTTTTAACTAAAAATAGTCTTGGTGCTTTTAGACTTAAATTTGATAGCGATAAATTTCTACTTAAAGTTTGTGCATTTTTTTCAAATTTGCGCGTTAAATTTGGAGGTATTGCGTTTGGCGATCAAGGTATGTTTTTAAGCAAAGAGCTATTTTTTAAACTTGGTGGATTTAAAGACATTAAGATTATGGAAGATTATGAGTTTAGCTTAAATGCTAAAAAAAATGGCTTAAAATTTAACCTTTGTAATGAGTATATCACGACAAGTTCAAGGCGGTTTTTAAAGTATGGTACTTTAAAAATGATGATTAAAATGCCCATTTCAAGGCTACTTTACCGCTTTGGAGTGAGTGAAGATAAAATTTTAAGGTTTTATTATGCAAAATCCTAA
- a CDS encoding rhodanese-like domain-containing protein, whose amino-acid sequence MKKIKIFLLAVVATVFVACGGGVDTTTMSSGYLKGDEVVAAMKDPDAVIIDVRVKDQFDAGHIDGAKHIPLADIKNSVDVLKPYKDKKIVFYCNSGNQSGQAAKILEDNGFKSVYNADGVKQYNYNLVK is encoded by the coding sequence ATGAAAAAAATCAAAATCTTTCTTTTAGCAGTTGTTGCTACAGTTTTTGTTGCTTGTGGTGGTGGGGTTGATACTACTACGATGAGTTCTGGTTATTTAAAGGGCGATGAGGTTGTTGCTGCGATGAAAGACCCAGATGCTGTAATTATCGATGTTAGGGTTAAAGATCAATTTGATGCTGGACATATTGATGGTGCAAAGCACATTCCGCTAGCTGATATTAAAAATAGCGTTGATGTTCTTAAACCATACAAGGATAAAAAGATCGTTTTTTACTGCAACAGCGGAAATCAAAGCGGACAAGCAGCTAAAATCCTTGAAGATAATGGCTTTAAAAGTGTCTATAACGCTGATGGCGTAAAACAATACAACTATAACTTAGTTAAATGA
- a CDS encoding sodium:solute symporter, with translation MEGNSFLVGILFWGFLVVYSVIMYIMSPKTRTIESFFKGTDEKGNPVSPTLLIVSIFISWIFAKSVTNAANLGAEFGIVGGLAYATYWLCIPVAGFAIYRLRVKYGATGLIEFLNSNYGRLATFAFSVAILIRLFNEVWSNTSVVGGYYGASGSNSFIAAALLFTLATLIYSLKGGLRGSIVTDLVQTGVFVMGLVWVLFFILPQHDISEFTSSGSWKLSTGVDLLLVTCLQILSYPFHDPVLTDRGFICKEKVMLKAFIISGLLGFITILLFSFIGIHAQLIGMVNDGNIPATLAKTMGVGAMFLMSIVMMSAAGSTLDSTFASLSKLIGYDLALVIDKKLISKSVNIGIASMIIFALIGNLPMIYGTDILKATTISGTMVMGLAPIFLLHGVVRPNALSFHLSFWIGIFFGFLETLKITPSWMEIGSGKYATLLGVNFYGLVLCTILFLVGPKISDNFCKKGSF, from the coding sequence ATGGAAGGAAATAGCTTTTTAGTTGGAATTTTATTTTGGGGATTTTTAGTTGTTTATAGTGTGATAATGTATATTATGTCACCAAAAACTAGAACTATTGAGAGTTTTTTTAAAGGCACAGATGAGAAAGGAAATCCAGTAAGTCCTACTCTTTTAATAGTTAGTATATTTATAAGCTGGATATTTGCAAAATCAGTTACAAATGCTGCGAATTTAGGAGCTGAGTTTGGTATCGTAGGTGGTCTTGCTTATGCAACTTATTGGCTTTGTATTCCTGTGGCTGGATTTGCTATTTATAGACTTAGAGTTAAATACGGTGCAACTGGACTTATAGAATTTCTCAACTCAAACTACGGAAGACTTGCGACTTTTGCTTTTAGTGTTGCTATTTTGATCCGTTTGTTTAACGAAGTTTGGAGCAATACTTCAGTTGTTGGTGGATATTATGGTGCAAGTGGAAGCAACTCTTTTATTGCCGCAGCCTTGCTTTTTACACTTGCTACTCTTATCTATTCGCTAAAAGGTGGGCTTCGTGGAAGTATAGTTACAGATCTAGTTCAAACAGGAGTTTTTGTTATGGGTCTTGTTTGGGTGCTGTTTTTTATACTACCACAACATGATATTAGCGAGTTTACAAGCAGTGGTAGTTGGAAGTTAAGCACTGGAGTTGACCTGCTTTTAGTAACTTGCCTTCAAATTTTAAGCTATCCATTTCACGATCCAGTTTTAACTGATAGAGGCTTTATATGTAAAGAAAAAGTTATGCTAAAAGCCTTTATAATCTCTGGGCTTTTAGGTTTTATAACCATACTTCTTTTTAGCTTTATCGGTATTCATGCACAGCTTATTGGAATGGTAAATGATGGAAATATTCCTGCGACACTAGCTAAAACAATGGGCGTTGGAGCTATGTTTTTGATGAGTATAGTTATGATGAGTGCGGCTGGATCAACGCTTGATTCAACATTTGCTAGTCTTTCAAAGCTTATTGGGTATGATTTAGCTTTAGTAATTGATAAAAAACTCATTTCAAAAAGCGTAAATATCGGAATTGCTTCTATGATAATTTTTGCGCTAATTGGAAATTTGCCGATGATTTATGGCACAGATATCTTAAAAGCAACTACAATTAGCGGAACGATGGTTATGGGATTAGCACCGATTTTCTTGCTTCATGGCGTAGTAAGACCAAATGCTTTATCGTTTCACTTATCATTTTGGATTGGGATATTTTTTGGATTTTTAGAGACTTTAAAGATAACTCCATCGTGGATGGAGATAGGAAGTGGCAAATACGCTACCTTGCTTGGTGTAAATTTTTATGGTTTAGTTTTATGTACTATTTTATTTTTAGTAGGTCCAAAAATAAGCGATAATTTTTGTAAAAAAGGCTCTTTTTGA